Genomic window (Rhododendron vialii isolate Sample 1 chromosome 4a, ASM3025357v1):
tactttcttttgtaTCTCCCGGCAGCTAAACAAAGTTGTTAGTGGCGGATCAAGGAGGGCAGGAATAATTGGTGATAGGGGCTCTAGAGAAAGTGAGTATGACTATCGCAGATTTAATTCACATAAGCATGTCCATGTCTTGCATTGCATTGTTCTTGAGACCCATTCTCTTTGAAAGGGAATCAACATTCTATCTCCACCATTGAGTTTACTCAATCTAACTCATATTGATGTTTTTAAGCCAATTAGCTATTAGAGTCTTAGCTCTTATTACGTCGGTCTTCCAGTGTTTTAGAAAATCATCTTGctcctaatttatctttttgtttgttagttgAGATTCAATGACAACatatttgcattatttttcctTCTGGATGACTTACTATTGCATTCGTATCACATTTTGAAGTTGCCTATTAGATGCTGTCATACTTACTTGGGAACTGCATTCAAGTTTGAATATCAATTGAAGTTCTTAGTGCTATAATGTTCGTTAGTGGTCTTATATTTGCTGCACAGCAATGCATAGACTTCATTTTGCTCGTTAAGGTTTGTGGTACATGATTGTGATCGTGTATCCTAATGGAGAACTCTCAAGAGGAATTCCAATTTGTTCGATTTATGTGATATGTTGACGCTCCCTGTTAAGACTTGCTGGCCATAAGATAGTCTCTTTAGAGACTTGGTTACCTTTGTTACCAGCATTTTGTGATGAGGATTAGGCTGAAGAAAATGAAGGCAAAGACAATGATGTGACCACATCACCAACCCTGTTTGATTTGACTTCCACTGCGGTGATTGTGTATGCACATATTCAGCTATTCAAGTGGAAGTTAGGGAAGATGACAGTTTCACCATTCCAATATTGAGCAATGATGTTGGGTGTATGGATGGTAATCATCTCCTTTGGCCTTTCTTTCCCTCTATGGTTTCTTTAAGGCCATTTTTTAATTGAGTATCTGGCTTGATTCTCCAGAAGAGAAAGGAGATACCCTTTGTCCTTGTGTAGACCATTACAATATTTTCTTAGAGCCTGAACCGGCATTAATCCAAATCATTGCTTCCGTGTCTTGAGTCACTGGTAACTGTCCGTCATCCATCTTTCTTCTCACCTGTTCTCGTCCTCTCACATAGCTAGGAAACTCAACCAGAATAGTGCATTCTTCAAGCTGTCCTTCCGGggaaataaaaaggaaagaaatgatTTAGATTTCATGTGTTATAAATCAGAGGAGACTTGAGCAGGTTAACCATTGAATCAAGATTTATGTTGCAAACCCCAGCGGTCTTGCAAGGCTCCAGGAGTCAAAGTCATATGTCCCGTACCAGTCAGCTTACCGTGTGTATCATTAGGGGTATTGTTTTTTTCATGGATATGCTACCTAACTGTACGAATGCATTGTGGCATACCGGTCTGGATTTATCGATATGTTCGTTTCATTTTTATCAGATTTTCTAAATTTATAAGATTCTTTCAAATTTACTACAGTCCGTGAGGTATTTAGATAACATGCCATAAATAGAATTGTAATTAAAAGGAACTGCATACGGGGGAATATTGGAAAGAGCGTCTTTCTTGctcacatgagagagagagagctgcacTATGTCTgcataatttgcttttgataaTGGAGAATGAGTGCAAGTTGAAACTGACAAAAGATTCAAAGTAATAAATGGGGTGACTCTGGCCTTTTTAACACAATAACCGAGGGAGCGTTGCGGAATTTATTAATTGATCTTTGTTATTCAATAAATTGATTGTTTTTTGTTACATCCATTTTTTATAAACATATGGTCGGAAAGCACCAAAATAGGGCTAAAACCATGTAGACTTTGGAACAAGCCTAAAACCATGTGAGTGGCCCAGTTATGAAACAGATGTTCTTTAGTACGGTATTAAGTTTCAACGGGAATGGAATGTCCCGGGATGTGGCAGCCTGTTCGGAGTCGCTCTGCCATGAGTAGTTCCAGCTCTTGTTGCTTACCATACATGCATTGTTTTGCAATAGAACTGGACTATAATGGTTTAGTGTGGGTGACTGTTAGTATGTGCTCTTGAGAAAAGGAAGAGATGGTAAGAAGTTTGCTTAGAAGCACATTTCAGgtattcattttgtttttgagcTACCCTACTCCATCTAAAGAAGGTAGTTGTATCTGTGCTCTACTTGGTCCTGGTTGTTGGTTTTTGCTTTGTGGTGAAGGGAAATATTTAGCTTATTATGTGATATTATTGTGTCAAAAGTTTCCCTCCTTAAAACTGGGATGCTGTGTTTTAACTCCATGTGGCTCGTTTTTCATGCTATTCACTGTTCAAATTTCAAATGCTTGTGCCTGGGTTTTAGGCATTAAGTTCCACTTTCTCTTGCAATCAATCCATCTTAGGTGCTTTATTAACTGCTTACATATGTTCATGATAGGTTCATCTGCAGCTGAATGGGCACAAGATGCAGAGTTCCCAAATTGGTCTGATCAGCAAATACTTGATGCAGATATCACTCAGGAAGGCAAAAGATGGTCATCACAGCAGCTACATTCCTCTCCTGCTCAACTTCCGGAATCAAAACCTTTGTACAGGGCATCTTCATACCCTGAGCAGCAACAGcagcaccacctccaccaccaactTTTTTCCAGTGAACCAATTCTTGTCCCAAAATCATCATTTACTTCATATCCCCCTCCTGGTGGTGGATCTCAGCAATCTTCACCAAACTACCAGTTACAGCATTCTAACATGCCATATCATCCTGGAGGGCCCCAGATGCCGCTGTCCACATCCAACCTCTCTCCCTACTCCAACCCTCAGTTTCAAATTGGTGGGAATTTGCCCCAGTACACTCCTCCGGGTCTATCTGCTAATACCGGACTGCAAAACCAATGGATAAACCAGACAAATATGTTTCCTGGAGACAGTTCCAGCATCTTAAGCAATTTGTTGCCGCAGCAATTACCTCTTCGAAATGCTTTAATGCCACAGCAGTTAATGCCACAACAGCAATCACAGCAACACAGACCACCTCCATTTCAGCCGTCATATGGTCATTTATCAGGGCTGCAATCCCAACTATTTAATCCCCACATCTCTCCAACCCCACTGATGATGAACAAGCTTGAAGCAGTGCTTGGTTTGGCTGATTTGAGAGATCAAAGACCTAGACCAATATCAAAAGGAAGACAGAACTTCCGTTATTCTCAACAGGGCTCAGAGTGGTGTAGCCAGAAGAGTGATAGCGGGTGGCCACAATTCAGATCCAAGTACATGACGACTGATGAAATTGAGAGTATTCTAAGAATGCAGCTTGCGGCAACACATAGTAATGAACCATACGTGGATGATTTTTACCACCAGGCTTGTCTAGCAAAAAAATCTGCTGGTGCAAAGTTGAGACACCACTTCTGCCCAACTCACCTGAGGGATCTTCCTCCCGGAGCTAGGGCTAATGCTGAGCCACATGCTTATCTCCAGGTGGATGCTCTTGGGAGGGTTGCCTTCCCTTCCATTCGTAGGCCACGGCCGCTTCTTGAGGTTGACCCACCAAATTCATTTGGTGCTGGCCCCACTGAACGAAAAACATCTGAGAAACCCTTGGAACAGGAGCCAATGCTTGCAGCCAGAGTAGCTATTGAGGATGGCCTGTGTTTGCTCCTTGATGTGGATGACATTGACCGCTTTATTCCATTCAATCAGCTCCAAGATATAGGTGAGACTCATTTGAGAAGAAGGCGGCAGGTACTGTTGGAAGGGCTAGCAACATCGCTTCAGCTGGTAGACCCACTAGGCAAAAACGGCCACACTGTTGATTTAGCTCCTAAGGACGACCTCATTTTTTTACGGTTAGTCTCTCTTCCCAAGGGCCGGAAGCTGCTGTCAAGGTACCTTCAGCTTCTCACTCCAGGTGGTGAGCTTCTCAGAATAGTCTGCATGGCTATTTTTCGCCATTTGAGGTTCTTGTTCGGCAGCATACCAACTGATAGTGGAGCAGCTGAATCAACCATCAACCTTTCAAGGGTTGTCGCATCATGTGTTGGTGGCATGGAGCTTAAAGCGCTTGGTGCTTGTCTTGCATCTGTGGTCTGTTCCTCTGAGCATCCTCCATTCCGCCCAATTGGGAACTCAGCTGGAGACGGGGCTTCTGTTATCTTGAAATCCGTTCTTGAGAGGGCAACTGAACTCCTAACTGATCCTACCGTTGATGGAAATTGTAGCATGCCTAATAGGGCCTTTTGGCAGGCCTCCTTTGATGCGTTTTTTGGGCTTCTGGCCAAGTATTGTTTCAATAAGTATGATACTATCATGCAGTCGATAATCTTGCAAGCCTTGCCTGAGACAGCTGTTATTGGGGCAGATGCAGCTAGAGCTATCATCAGTAAAGAGATGCCAGTTGAGCTCTTACATGCAAGTCTTCCTCATACTAATGAGCATCAAAGGAAGCTCCTTTTGGATTTTGCGCAGCGCTCCATGCCCGTGTTAAGAGTCTAATGGTCTTACTGGAGGGAGTGGTGACTCATAAGGCTTGTGGGGAGCCATGGAAGAAATGATTCCTGAAGAATGTGAATAGAACTTGTGATGGCCAGTGATGTTGTGGAGTACTGGTCCAcggttttttgttttcgttgGAATAAGTTGCATCAACATCATGGTGTTGAAGTTAGAGGGATGGGGGTATAACAAATAGCAGTTGGTTTAGCTTTTTAGACATACGTGTTTAGTGGCCTGAGAGAGCATTGAATTGTGCTCGTGCTTGTGCTTGTACTTGTACTTCTCTTTCCTTATGTACGTATTTCTGGACTTAGGGAGCTTATTTTAGTGCTCTGTTGTGGAGTTCAACGTTAGTGATGAGGCAGAAGGTTTCCTCGACTATTAATGTTCAAGGAGTTAAGAAGAATGCTGTCCTTACATCTATCAGACAGGGTATTGTTGTTCTGCTGGCAGAATAGACTATGTGAATGTGCAAATGTTGATGTCCGTTTGCCAAATGTGATGATCCCGACTTCTTCAGCCTCCTTCACCCTGATATCAGTACCATAAAAGAATGTGGTAGCTTATAATTTGCTTTTGTTGTCCTATGCTTATATTGCATTTTGTTGTTAGTAGAATAAATTAGTTACCACTGCAACTTCTGGTGCCATACTAACGTATAAAGGCCTGAAGTTGCCTAGCAAAATTCAGTGGAGCTTGTTTTGTTATACTGCCAGCAGACAAAGTGAAACACACAGaatttgatttttgcactctctTTTGTATAGATACAGCACCTATTTTTGTTCTTACAACGTAAAATTATTCAGTTTCCCATtgtatttttataaatggtGAGTAAAACTATTGCACAAAACCAATATAAGGAAATGTGGTGTATATCTTTGTGAACTGTGCTTGTCCGTGCATACTGCATGCCCGTGGTTTTGCGGTCCCAAAACCATCTACATATGGAGTATGAGTACTCCTTTGTCTGTGCAGTCAGCATTAGTGGTGTAATTAACTCTTCTTATTTAAGAATCTTGAACAGAAACGCAGCCGTAGACAGAAGTTAACCACAATACAACCTGTCAATATATATTCATGAGCATAACGTATGAGGTTTAGACTTATAACCCCCGTTATCAAGACTATTTACAAGGATGCACCAAGAAGAAGCACTTAGTGCCTCACCATTTCAACTGTAATCCTACATTCTACCTTGTACTACATCCCAAAAATTGATGAAGCTATAATATATCAAATCAAGTATGAGAATGACCACCCTCTTGAACAAGGCGAACAGAGGCTGTACGAATCATATCAACTAGTTCGTCATCTAATTCATCAAGTTCACCAGACTTGCGAAGATGATTGTAAAGTGGTGCCATGTAATTTGCTACAACTTCTACTAATTTCTTTTGATGAAAACTAGCAACAATTTGGATCAATTTCACGGATAAACCTTGGGTTGAATCTAAATGAGATATAACCACTCGTGTGCAGTATTCATGAAAATCATCTCCCAAGCACCAATATTCAGCAAGCCAACAAAGTTCAACATATGGAAACATTTCACTAAGCTTCTCCTTTGCATCCAAGTTATCCCATAAACAGCCAGAAATGGGCTTGGGCAGTTCAGCAGAATAAAACCACTTAACTACTTTAACCAAGGCCTCCCAGCCAACTGGAGCCTTTATTATGGTCTCCGAACAGCTGCAAGCATATAAAGTACACATCTTAGAAGATACAAAAAGGTAACCATAAAAAAGAACCACCAAACTAACATGAGtaacattttgaaaaatgtCCAAGAAACTGAAAGATGATATTATTTAGCTAGAGAACAAGTTCATTACAACAGGAAATAATGATTATTCCTGCATGCCACTGACAATAGGGTAGTTATCGAAGTTCCCCATAGACCTAATCCATGAACACTGAGAAAATCCCCAGGTTCTCCCACATTATAAATCCTTCTAACTTTCTTCAACATTCTAAATCTCAACAGGCCTTagtaatgaaatgaaatgaaatggcTTAGCACGCATCAGTAATGAAATGCAAGTGCGTCAAATCACAGACCATGAATTTTCACGTATCAATTTCAACAATCCATGGATAATAATGCATGGGAAGTCCCCTACGTGCAAACGCTAAATCTATTGGATTCCCCCAAACAAAGATACTGAAGTTCAAGTCTCCTTAAACtaaaaccaaaccgagccttatgtcccaatcacttggggtcggctacatgaatcattttcctccattaagctttgtcaagggccacttgttcacacaaacccattatactcatatctttgcgcacaacagcatctaatgtcaatttaaatttacccctccccgtagcattgatacccaaagctatcatatctgctctcttaactactgcatctcctagTCTACGATAGACATGctcaaaccaccttagcctattttccctcaatttctcctctataggtgctacacctaccatctcacgaaccgtttcatttctaatcctgtctcgtctagtcttaccatacatccacctcaacattctcatttctgctacactcatcttgctcacctgttgtttcttaataagcCAACATTCTATcccgtaaagcatcgctggtcttatggcagttccatagaattttcccttcaattttatgggtaccctgTCGTCACATAatacaccagtagcgctcctccgcttgagccaccccacttggatcctatgggtcacatcatcggcaatctctccatctctactaataattgagcctaaatacctaaaatgatcactctttggtatctcctgaacttggatcatcactctttcttcatgcgcattgttggtaccactaaacttgcacaccatgtactcagttttactcctacttatccgaaaaccctttgactctaatgcttccctccaaattgttagtttcgtattaacacctctagcggtttcatctacgaggacaatgtcatctgcaaacatcatacaccatgggatatcctcctgaaattgtctagtcaattcatccataactaaggcaaagaggtacaAGCTCAAGGTTGACCCTTAATGCAATCCTACAGTGATTGGAAATTCACTCGTTTCTCCTATTGGtaatctaatggtagtgacggtACCTTCATACATatctctaatcacctcgatataccctttggtcactccctTTCCAAAatccaccatatgatgtctctaAGCACcttatcataagccttttctaagtctatgaaaaccatagggagatccttcttctttgctctgtgtttttctaccaatctctttaataggtagatagcttccatggttgatcttccaggCATGATTCATGTCATAAAGTTCTTATAGGGTTTTTACGTGCTGGCTATCAACTACCTAACGCACAACCCTACTCATTTATCCGAGGTTTGGACCAGCTGAGAAagaaagataaggctctaagcaCGAACTAGGCAGAGTTCGAGTCTCCTTAAACTAcatataagaaaagaaaagcttgCAAATACTGTCATAATTCTTTTTGGCAATACTTTCATTCatataaaattttcaaccaAGAACATTCGCACATATGCAGTTGTAGTTTTGCGAAAGCACCTTTCTTGCATCCCTGAGCAAAACATGCCTTGAAAATATGTGCTGCTTGATGACAATATAACTCGATGAACATGCATATGTGGAATTGATACAGAGCATGTATGGGAAGTCCAATCTATTATATCAGAACCTTCAGCTACCAACGTAACGTCCCTGAAATGAAAAAACAGATTGGATAGGAACCTCATTCTCCAAAACACAAACAGCTTAACCAGAATCGCTAAAAACAACTTTGCATGGTTTATCTCCAAAATCCTGAACTTCTCTTCTCATTAGAATATTGTACAAACGACATTACTTTTCCTCACTATCGTTCCATACATACTCGTTTCTCTGGCTCCAATCTAATCAATCAGAAGCTGATCACCGAAGATGTTTCGCAGTAAATTAGTTGACAATGCATACTGCAAATCATTTATGTTGGAAGACCCAAAACATTTGGTTGTCTTGTAGCTCTCCAAATTATGCTTGCATTTACTACCAAGTTCTGAGAGTTTTGCACTATAATTTCATTCGCAAATGCATCTAAGAAGTATCGTTGATAACTGTTAGCTCAAGGCACATAAAGAGTCTTGAATGCCCTCTAGATTGTTGCCTAATACAACTCTTAGTGTTTAACGTAAATGGCTTAGGGGAAAGAGAAAACCAAAATATCATACAAGGCTTACAAAATGGAAACAGTATTTGAAAGGTTTTCAAGGAGAAACTCTTACGAGAGATGATGTCCGGCTGGCTCAAGAGCAAAGCTAAGATCAACAGTGGGAAAAGGAGTGCcccattttggattttctttagaCAGAATTTGTAATAGATGTTGCAAATCACAATGTCTAGCAATACCTCTCAATTTGTCTACAACTTCTTCTCCTACTTGTATTTGTCCCGAATAGACAAATTCCAACAGCTTCAATAGTGCCTTTCGGTCTACTTTATCTGATTTTTGTCGAACTTCTTTCCTTGGCCTTTCACGCTTCTCCCCATCTTGTCTTACAAAAAACTTGTCAACTGATCGAGGTAATAAGGGTGGACACCGAACCTTTAGAATGATGCAATGAACAGCTAAAGGCTCCTCGTCTGTGAGAATGAAGACCAAATCAGCGAATTCCTTGTCATCAAGCATTTTCCCAATTCTTTTACCCATCTTGCTTGGGAATCCATAGCGACCCATATAACTCAGAATGTATGCAGCATACCATCTTGGTCCAGGGGCAGAAGTGTCACTACATATGCCCTGAAGTAAACCAACGAATTCAGTTTCATTACAGCCCACCTGACCGAAAACTACATCCGGAAGAGTTTTCACACAAGTGAATTGGTGCATCAACTCGGATAGTCCCCACAAACTAAAAAGCAAAGGCATGTCATTCCCATCCCAATCTTCTGAATGATCCCAACAACAAGTCTTCTCAAGAACAGAACTACACAAATGTGGGGCCACACTTGCCCTTCTCATGTGGACATTATTGGTTATGCACCACCTTACAAAGGCCACTAACGTATTTATCCCTTGAAGTCTAATAATATAATCCCAATATTGACTCAGACCTGAGTAACAAGTCAAACTCATCAAATCTATGACGGACTGAAGGATATCTAGCATTCCAAGCTTGTTTCTGGGCTGACTTAGTTTATCCAACAAACGCTTTAGATACTCCTTGCCATTGGGCTTCAGTATTTCATATAGAAAGAATATAGTACTGGATCTAATGTAAGAAGAGGGAGAGTAGATCATCATAAGAACCGTCCTAGTTGCCGATTCATACTGAAATGTATGGGATATATCGCTTTGACCTAATTGCCGAATTGAATCCACGAAAGCCAAACTGTCACAAAAGAAAGAGTAGTTAGTAGCATTAACAGAAGGGAAATGCTTACCGCTGCTCAGTGCGGGTTGGTTAGTCATCATCTTTGTGTAAAACCCACAAAAAGTTCGTGATAAATACATAGATAAATGTCTAAGTGCTTGAAAAATGCAAAAGGTGCATTGAAATGGTAGATTTTTTTCCACTACTCTCACCTTAGCAGAATCCTAAATATAATCGGCACCAATAAGTTAGACTAGAAAACCAATCAAGAAGTTGTAATAATGACTGCAGAAATAATCAGGCTAATCGAGGGTGATGGTAAGAGATGAAATATTTACCACGCACATATGATGAGGAAGTCCATGCAAAATTCATCTCCATGCGTATTGGGATTGAAATCTTCTAGACAGTGTGCTGCAAGCCCTCCCAGAATATCCCAAACAAATGGCCTAAGAACAAGAAGATAATTCTCACGCAGACCAAGTTCAGCTGCCGCTATCTTCTCTATACAATGTTCAGATGAATATAGTTTGTGAAAATCGTTCAGTAGTAGTTTAAGAAGGACTTTGTCGATTCCAAATTTCCAGAAATACTTGTGGTGCTCCCCAGACCAGCGTGTGATAAGAGCCAAGCGACACACCTCAGTCAACAAAAGCGGAATCCTTCCAGAAAGGGACCCCCAACTTCTCATTCCCTCAACTATGGCTTTAGTGATGGGCACGCAACACAATGCCATCACTTTTGAACACCCTTGTTCATTCATCTGAGAAGTTAATCATAAGCAATATCATATATACAAAATACCACTATCTAAAGAGCAAATCAAAAGGCGTTAGTCACTAATATTACCGCCAGACATCGAGCAAGTTCAAATCCCTCCAGCTGAACAGAAATAGAATTTGACCTGTCCATGCACTGCACCATTATAGGTAGAACTGTTTCCGCATTTTCTAGAAGCTTTTGAGCTCCATTACCGCATAAAGCTGACAATTTTGAAATCGGAACCCTTTTAAGTTCAATACATAACCAGAAAAAAGAAGTGTAGCAGAATAAGGTGAGAAGTTAACCGCAAAATATGACTACCTAAAGCAGAATACAATTGTAAAACTGCAAATTTGACTGAAACATCAGGATCGAGACTTATGACCCCCAAAACTTCCATCAACTTGGCATCATTCCATACAAGAAACCTCGAGGGTTGCCACTTCCGCAATATCTTACTCAAGAGAGAAACCATCTTCAGGTAATATTCAATGGGTGCAGTTCCGTTTGAGAAACCTCGTATGTTGTTGACAATGTGAATCACTGTGTCAGTCTTTTTCATGATTTTCCAAACTTCTCCCTCTATTTTACTATTAAGGTTCGAGATGATCAACTCCAAAGCAGTTGCACAAGAAACAGCAGCTTGCAAGTGGTGGGAAGTTAACAACGTTGTTAAAGGTCGAACAAGATCTAATACATAAGATTGCATAACTAAAGTGGGTACAATATTGACCATCTTTAAGGCCACATCTGATAACAAGCTCAATGTGGCTTCATTTCTGAATTGAAGAATGCCTTCCAATGCCCCAACCATATCGCCAATCGACTCCTAAAAATGAAGGAAACAACCAAAGCAAACAATCAGAATAAGTATAGCCCACGAGTACTTGAGTAGTATCTACATGCAGAAGTATACAAACCAATTTCATGTCTCTATACAAACAGGTAGTTATTTAGACTCAAATAATAAATAGTGGCTGTTGGTTTGTTGCTGAACTTCTGGTAAAAGCTGATTATCAAAAAGCAGAAGTCCAAAAGCATCAAGATGGAGCTTCTTGAAAATCAGATGGCCAAGCAGGAAGTGGAAGGGGCAGCATAAAAGTTGGTACAACTTCCAAGGTGGAAAAAATCATAAGTTCGCAGCAAATACCCCCGTAATGCCAGAAAACTAACACAGATTCTAGGATAAAGCCTAACAAATAACAAGTATCAGCTGACTTTCTACCCCTTGGACAATTTAAAATTACGTTGCTGATAGGTTTTGATCCATGCTGATAGGTTTTGATCCATGGTGATGTGCAAATGCGAGTAAAATGA
Coding sequences:
- the LOC131321860 gene encoding protein PAT1 homolog isoform X4; protein product: MDGFGFEVGGSIQETPNPQDLNQFGASSAGSSAAEWAQDAEFPNWSDQQILDADITQEGKRWSSQQLHSSPAQLPESKPLYRASSYPEQQQQHHLHHQLFSSEPILVPKSSFTSYPPPGGGSQQSSPNYQLQHSNMPYHPGGPQMPLSTSNLSPYSNPQFQIGGNLPQYTPPGLSANTGLQNQWINQTNMFPGDSSSILSNLLPQQLPLRNALMPQQLMPQQQSQQHRPPPFQPSYGHLSGLQSQLFNPHISPTPLMMNKLEAVLGLADLRDQRPRPISKGRQNFRYSQQGSEWCSQKSDSGWPQFRSKYMTTDEIESILRMQLAATHSNEPYVDDFYHQACLAKKSAGAKLRHHFCPTHLRDLPPGARANAEPHAYLQVDALGRVAFPSIRRPRPLLEVDPPNSFGAGPTERKTSEKPLEQEPMLAARVAIEDGLCLLLDVDDIDRFIPFNQLQDIGETHLRRRRQVLLEGLATSLQLVDPLGKNGHTVDLAPKDDLIFLRLVSLPKGRKLLSRYLQLLTPGGELLRIVCMAIFRHLRFLFGSIPTDSGAAESTINLSRVVASCVGGMELKALGACLASVVCSSEHPPFRPIGNSAGDGASVILKSVLERATELLTDPTVDGNCSMPNRAFWQASFDAFFGLLAKYCFNKYDTIMQSIILQALPETAVIGADAARAIISKEMPVELLHASLPHTNEHQRKLLLDFAQRSMPVLRV
- the LOC131321860 gene encoding protein PAT1 homolog isoform X1, with the protein product MDGFGFEVGGSIQETPNPQDLNQFGASSAVFDASQYAFFGNNVGEEVELGGLEHEEDYFPPVEHDDEEFLFNQEEDEVVGSLSDIDDLASTFSKLNKVVSGGSRRAGIIGDRGSRESSSAAEWAQDAEFPNWSDQQILDADITQEGKRWSSQQLHSSPAQLPESKPLYRASSYPEQQQQHHLHHQLFSSEPILVPKSSFTSYPPPGGGSQQSSPNYQLQHSNMPYHPGGPQMPLSTSNLSPYSNPQFQIGGNLPQYTPPGLSANTGLQNQWINQTNMFPGDSSSILSNLLPQQLPLRNALMPQQLMPQQQSQQHRPPPFQPSYGHLSGLQSQLFNPHISPTPLMMNKLEAVLGLADLRDQRPRPISKGRQNFRYSQQGSEWCSQKSDSGWPQFRSKYMTTDEIESILRMQLAATHSNEPYVDDFYHQACLAKKSAGAKLRHHFCPTHLRDLPPGARANAEPHAYLQVDALGRVAFPSIRRPRPLLEVDPPNSFGAGPTERKTSEKPLEQEPMLAARVAIEDGLCLLLDVDDIDRFIPFNQLQDIGETHLRRRRQVLLEGLATSLQLVDPLGKNGHTVDLAPKDDLIFLRLVSLPKGRKLLSRYLQLLTPGGELLRIVCMAIFRHLRFLFGSIPTDSGAAESTINLSRVVASCVGGMELKALGACLASVVCSSEHPPFRPIGNSAGDGASVILKSVLERATELLTDPTVDGNCSMPNRAFWQASFDAFFGLLAKYCFNKYDTIMQSIILQALPETAVIGADAARAIISKEMPVELLHASLPHTNEHQRKLLLDFAQRSMPVLRV
- the LOC131321860 gene encoding protein PAT1 homolog isoform X3; protein product: MDLDLKLGVVFKRLPILRILTNSAPAQQLNKVVSGGSRRAGIIGDRGSRESSSAAEWAQDAEFPNWSDQQILDADITQEGKRWSSQQLHSSPAQLPESKPLYRASSYPEQQQQHHLHHQLFSSEPILVPKSSFTSYPPPGGGSQQSSPNYQLQHSNMPYHPGGPQMPLSTSNLSPYSNPQFQIGGNLPQYTPPGLSANTGLQNQWINQTNMFPGDSSSILSNLLPQQLPLRNALMPQQLMPQQQSQQHRPPPFQPSYGHLSGLQSQLFNPHISPTPLMMNKLEAVLGLADLRDQRPRPISKGRQNFRYSQQGSEWCSQKSDSGWPQFRSKYMTTDEIESILRMQLAATHSNEPYVDDFYHQACLAKKSAGAKLRHHFCPTHLRDLPPGARANAEPHAYLQVDALGRVAFPSIRRPRPLLEVDPPNSFGAGPTERKTSEKPLEQEPMLAARVAIEDGLCLLLDVDDIDRFIPFNQLQDIGETHLRRRRQVLLEGLATSLQLVDPLGKNGHTVDLAPKDDLIFLRLVSLPKGRKLLSRYLQLLTPGGELLRIVCMAIFRHLRFLFGSIPTDSGAAESTINLSRVVASCVGGMELKALGACLASVVCSSEHPPFRPIGNSAGDGASVILKSVLERATELLTDPTVDGNCSMPNRAFWQASFDAFFGLLAKYCFNKYDTIMQSIILQALPETAVIGADAARAIISKEMPVELLHASLPHTNEHQRKLLLDFAQRSMPVLRV
- the LOC131321860 gene encoding protein PAT1 homolog isoform X2; the protein is MDGFGFEVGGSIQETPNPQDLNQFGASSAVFDASQYAFFGNNVGEEVELGGLEHEEDYFPPVEHDDEEFLFNQEELNKVVSGGSRRAGIIGDRGSRESSSAAEWAQDAEFPNWSDQQILDADITQEGKRWSSQQLHSSPAQLPESKPLYRASSYPEQQQQHHLHHQLFSSEPILVPKSSFTSYPPPGGGSQQSSPNYQLQHSNMPYHPGGPQMPLSTSNLSPYSNPQFQIGGNLPQYTPPGLSANTGLQNQWINQTNMFPGDSSSILSNLLPQQLPLRNALMPQQLMPQQQSQQHRPPPFQPSYGHLSGLQSQLFNPHISPTPLMMNKLEAVLGLADLRDQRPRPISKGRQNFRYSQQGSEWCSQKSDSGWPQFRSKYMTTDEIESILRMQLAATHSNEPYVDDFYHQACLAKKSAGAKLRHHFCPTHLRDLPPGARANAEPHAYLQVDALGRVAFPSIRRPRPLLEVDPPNSFGAGPTERKTSEKPLEQEPMLAARVAIEDGLCLLLDVDDIDRFIPFNQLQDIGETHLRRRRQVLLEGLATSLQLVDPLGKNGHTVDLAPKDDLIFLRLVSLPKGRKLLSRYLQLLTPGGELLRIVCMAIFRHLRFLFGSIPTDSGAAESTINLSRVVASCVGGMELKALGACLASVVCSSEHPPFRPIGNSAGDGASVILKSVLERATELLTDPTVDGNCSMPNRAFWQASFDAFFGLLAKYCFNKYDTIMQSIILQALPETAVIGADAARAIISKEMPVELLHASLPHTNEHQRKLLLDFAQRSMPVLRV